The Maridesulfovibrio salexigens DSM 2638 region CTACAGGACATGCAGAGGCTCTTAAATGGGGTAAATTTGTACAGGGTGATCTGCGTAACCCAGAAGACCTTGCAAAGCTCTTTGCTGAAAATTCATTTGATGCGGTCTTCCATTTTTCCGGACTGATCGTAGTCAGCGAATCTGTTGAAAAACCTTTTGAGTACTATGACAATAACGTAACCGGAACCCTCAATCTGCTGCAGGCCATGCGCAAACATGGTGTAAATAAATTTGTTTTCTCGTCAACTGCTGCAGTTTATGGCGAACCGGTAATGGAAATGATCACCGAAGATCATCCTCTAAAACCGCTGAATCCATATGGCAGAACAAAACTTCAGGTTGAAGAAATTTTACAGGACTACGCAGTAGCTTATGGGCTGAATTCTGTCTGTTTCAGATACTTTAATGCCGCCGGAGCGCACCCGGATAGTACAATCGGGGAAGCTCATTCACCTGAAACCCACCTCATTCCTAACATCCTGCTCAGCTGCATTGATGAAGGGCGCAGATTGAAAATTTTCGGCAGCGATTACCCAACACCTGATGGCACATGCGTGCGCGACTACATCCATATTCTCGATCTATGCGATGCACACCTCAAAGCCATCGGATTTATGGACAGCAATAAGGGTGCCCACTCC contains the following coding sequences:
- the galE gene encoding UDP-glucose 4-epimerase GalE translates to MGNKLSLLVCGGAGYIGSHMTRMIAEAGHDVTVFDNLSTGHAEALKWGKFVQGDLRNPEDLAKLFAENSFDAVFHFSGLIVVSESVEKPFEYYDNNVTGTLNLLQAMRKHGVNKFVFSSTAAVYGEPVMEMITEDHPLKPLNPYGRTKLQVEEILQDYAVAYGLNSVCFRYFNAAGAHPDSTIGEAHSPETHLIPNILLSCIDEGRRLKIFGSDYPTPDGTCVRDYIHILDLCDAHLKAIGFMDSNKGAHSFNLGNGKGFSILDVIKSSSEVIGREIQFDYEPARAGDSPRLVADSSKAAKTLNWTPQYADLRDIIETAYRWHKNPAY